The proteins below are encoded in one region of Carettochelys insculpta isolate YL-2023 chromosome 32, ASM3395843v1, whole genome shotgun sequence:
- the LOC142004422 gene encoding mast cell protease 1A-like isoform X2, with product MLILILVPVACLLPPGTGAGEIICGHEAKPHSRPYMAYLEIRQGNKRYTCGGFLVSKNFVLTAAHCNGDITVLLGAHNINKQEQSQQWIRVCRPIPHWKYNRETLNNDIMLLQLERAVALNRNISVIPLPPSGQKVRPGTVCSVAGWGRTNSWNNETSPTLQEVDLKVQDNEACWNVPCLRPSYYNPLTMICAGDRHRCQNSFQGDSGGPLVCEGKAQGIVSWGSPFGIPPSVYTRVATFIPWIHEMMKRSQSGDHLGIGGQTSGVAQL from the exons GTGAGATCATTTGTGGACATGAAGCCAAGCCCCACTCCAGACCCTACATGGCCTATCTGGAGATACGACAAGGAAACAAGAGATACACGTGCGGAGGATTCCTGGTGTCGAAGAACTTTGTGCTGACGGCCGCTCACTGCAATGGAGA CATCACTGTGCTCCTGGGAGCCCATAACATTAACAAACAGGAACAGAGCCAACAATGGATCCGTGTGTGCCGCCCAATCCCCCACTGGAAATACAACAGAGAGACTCTAAACAATGACATCATGCTGCTGCAG CTGGAACGTGCTGTAGCTCTCAACAGAAACATCAGTGTCATCCCCTTGCCCCCATCCGGTCAGAAAGTGCGGCCAGGGACCGTGTGCAGCGTCGCTGGCTGGGGTAGAACAAATTCATGGAACAATGAGACCTCGCCGACTCTTCAGGAGGTGGACTTGAAGGTGCAGGACAATGAGGCCTGTTGGAATGTTCCTTGTCTGAGACCCTCTTACTATAACCCACTCACCATGATTTGTGCTGGAGACCGACATCGGTGCCAAAACTCTTTTCAG ggTGACTCTGGGGGCCCCCTGGTGTGTGAAGGAAAAGCCCAGGGCATCGTCTCTTGGGGATCACCCTTTGGGATCCCACCCAGTGTGTACACAAGAGTCGCCACCTTCATCCCCTGGATACATGAGATGATGAAGAGGTCACAGTCCGGAGATCATCTGGGAATCGGTGGACAGACCAGTGGTGTGGCCCAGCTATAG
- the LOC142004422 gene encoding mast cell protease 1A-like isoform X1 produces MLRMLILILVPVACLLPPGTGAGEIICGHEAKPHSRPYMAYLEIRQGNKRYTCGGFLVSKNFVLTAAHCNGDSITVLLGAHNINKQEQSQQWIRVCRPIPHWKYNRETLNNDIMLLQLERAVALNRNISVIPLPPSGQKVRPGTVCSVAGWGRTNSWNNETSPTLQEVDLKVQDNEACWNVPCLRPSYYNPLTMICAGDRHRCQNSFQGDSGGPLVCEGKAQGIVSWGSPFGIPPSVYTRVATFIPWIHEMMKRSQSGDHLGIGGQTSGVAQL; encoded by the exons GTGAGATCATTTGTGGACATGAAGCCAAGCCCCACTCCAGACCCTACATGGCCTATCTGGAGATACGACAAGGAAACAAGAGATACACGTGCGGAGGATTCCTGGTGTCGAAGAACTTTGTGCTGACGGCCGCTCACTGCAATGGAGA CAGCATCACTGTGCTCCTGGGAGCCCATAACATTAACAAACAGGAACAGAGCCAACAATGGATCCGTGTGTGCCGCCCAATCCCCCACTGGAAATACAACAGAGAGACTCTAAACAATGACATCATGCTGCTGCAG CTGGAACGTGCTGTAGCTCTCAACAGAAACATCAGTGTCATCCCCTTGCCCCCATCCGGTCAGAAAGTGCGGCCAGGGACCGTGTGCAGCGTCGCTGGCTGGGGTAGAACAAATTCATGGAACAATGAGACCTCGCCGACTCTTCAGGAGGTGGACTTGAAGGTGCAGGACAATGAGGCCTGTTGGAATGTTCCTTGTCTGAGACCCTCTTACTATAACCCACTCACCATGATTTGTGCTGGAGACCGACATCGGTGCCAAAACTCTTTTCAG ggTGACTCTGGGGGCCCCCTGGTGTGTGAAGGAAAAGCCCAGGGCATCGTCTCTTGGGGATCACCCTTTGGGATCCCACCCAGTGTGTACACAAGAGTCGCCACCTTCATCCCCTGGATACATGAGATGATGAAGAGGTCACAGTCCGGAGATCATCTGGGAATCGGTGGACAGACCAGTGGTGTGGCCCAGCTATAG